Below is a genomic region from Nitrospirota bacterium.
GAATCCATCAGGAATGCCGCCTGCTGAGGATGCTGATTCAGTCATAAGATATTTTGGTGGAGAAATAGATATGGTAATAGACGGAGGCAGGACTCCGGGAGGACTGCCTTCAACAATTGCGGATGTCACAGAGAAAAAGATAAAAATAGTTCGTGAAGGAGTAATACCGCGTCACCTGTTAGAAATATGAAAAATCATTTGGTATAATAGTCATCAAAGTTTCAGCAATAAGTTTACAGGGGGTTCTAATGAAGAAGATTACACTTCTGATATTATCATTATCTGTCATTTTAGCATTTGCAATAGGCTGCAAAAAAGCTGAGAAGCCAAAGGTGTCTGCTCCTGCGCCGGCTCAGGCTCCTGAACAGAAGCCCGCAGAAACGCCACCGCCGGCGCCGTCTCAAGAAAAGAAGAAAGTTAAGACTCCTTCCGCATCAATGCCAAAACAAAAACCAATTGAATCTCAGACTGCTGAGCCTGCTTCTGAGAAAAGAGTCAGCAGATTGGCAGCCCCTGCGCCGGAACTCACTCCTAAAAAACCAACTGAAACAAGGGCCATAATCGAGACAAAATTCGGAAATATAGAACTCAGATTTTTCCCCGATGTTGCGCCAAACCATGTGAAGAATTTTATTGAGCTTGCTAAAAAAGGGTTTTACGACGGCACAACCTTCCACCGCGTTATTCCCGGCTTTATGATTCAGGGAGGAGACCCTAATACAAAAGACCCTGACAAATCAAAGCATGGCATGGGCGGCCCCGGATATAAAATAAAGGCCGAGTTCAACACAAAGCCTCACAAAAAGGGAACTCTTTCTGCTGCTCGGGCTTCGGACCCTGACAGCGCAGGCTCACAGTTCTTCATCTGTGTTGCAAATACGCCATTTCTTGACGGCCAGTATACTGTGTTCGGCGAAGTAGTTTCAGGAATAGAAATCGTGGATAAGATTGTTAACCAGCCGAGGGACGGCAGGGACCATCCCAATGATAGGATTGAGATAAAGGTAAAGATTGTGGAGAAATAATTTAAGACTGCTGTGATTAAGCTGCGGCAGCCTCATCGTCAGCTTTAACTGTTCATTTTGCCTTGTGATGTTATTTCTTTCCAATAGTCCGGTTCTCGATGGAGATGCATCACGGCGAGGATAAAGATTTGTTCCGCATGCCAGAATCACCGGAGAGTGAAGGAGCGCCGGCGACTGAGCAAGTCAGGTTGAAGCTGTTGTTAGGATTCGGATTTCTTTGGTTGAATCGTTGTCTCTTGAACGTAAATAAGGAAACCCTGTAGCAAGTATCAAGTTTAATCAGACATTATCAGGCAGGCTTTTCATAAGACATGCGCAACAACCAAGACATTATCTACTTCCCAATCAGCACGACAGTGCTTCTCGCATTGGCAAAATAGCAGTCTGAAGGTTCTATCAATATCTCCCTGCCCGCAGCGAGAAAGTCATCTCCGCTTTTAAGGCTTGTATCAATTGCCCTGTGCCATTTCTTCCCGTCATTAAGCATGGGTATTTTAACTGATTGCAGATTGAAATCAGCATTAAGGATAATAAACAACTGGTAATCGCCCATCTCTGATTTTTCTTCGCCCCCGTCAAGCTGATAGCAGATTGTGCGAAGCTCAGTGTCATCCCATGACAGCCTGTTGAGGTCTTTCCCGAACCATGAGATATCAGGAATGTTATCCGCATCCAGATCTTTTCCAAGAAAGAATTTTCTCCTCTGAAGTATCGTATATTTCTTTGTGAATGCAATGACCTTCTTAAAGAAATCAAGGATGCCGGCATTTTTAATTAAATAATCCCAGTTGAACCAGCTTATATCATTGTCCTGACAGTATGCATTGTTATTGCCATTCTGAGTCCTCATGAATTCATCTCCTCCCAAAATCATAGGCGTGCCTGATGAAAAAAGAAGATGACATGCATAATTTTTTACGAGCTGTTTCCTGAGGCTGATGATATTGCCATCTCCGCTCTCTCCTTCAACCCCGCAGTTCCATGAA
It encodes:
- a CDS encoding peptidylprolyl isomerase codes for the protein MPKQKPIESQTAEPASEKRVSRLAAPAPELTPKKPTETRAIIETKFGNIELRFFPDVAPNHVKNFIELAKKGFYDGTTFHRVIPGFMIQGGDPNTKDPDKSKHGMGGPGYKIKAEFNTKPHKKGTLSAARASDPDSAGSQFFICVANTPFLDGQYTVFGEVVSGIEIVDKIVNQPRDGRDHPNDRIEIKVKIVEK